One window from the genome of Mumia sp. ZJ1417 encodes:
- a CDS encoding family 78 glycoside hydrolase catalytic domain codes for MAVRPRPLVLLAAAAMVVGLQAPTATASGASAYGASPATASAAPPTVDALQVNSTENPLGIDGAAPRLGWQLDAARRAVTQSAYQVRVASSRSRLSDPDVWDSGKTSSRESVEVAYGGPTLASQTRYVWSVRVWDDDGAASAWSEPATFETGVLDADEWTASWIGAPSEELGPEWTDYAIEFTASKITGALGVYFCGRDTEHAYMWQLSQADKSLRPHVKDGAYRVLPATALPAGFDFAAEHRYRIEVDGTTIRTSVDGTLLDERTDATFAGPGSVGFRTSGPETGRVHDVVVTAKDGTALVDTTFPAGDRSFAAGTVAGGALTVDAAGPEAWLRRDDPVPLLRKEFALADKDVERARVYSSARGVYRLRLNGERVGDDELAPGWTAYDKRIDSQTYDVTDLVRRGDNAFGAEIASGWYTGKIAMFGANTYGTDTSLIAQLRVDYTDGTSTTVGTDGTWSTTDGPVREADFLDGESYDRRRADAIGDWDEASYEADGWSDVVTRNEPKDTLEPQTTTPVRVTQELTDAKRLDSPTEGVHLYDLGQNMVGHVRVTLDGAKGDTVTIRHGEVLNPDGTLYTANLRSAKATDYYTLGSDGPETYEPAFTFHGFRYVEISGVDEAPDAEDLVGVVVGTDGELTSSLDTSSDLVDQLHRNVVWGMRGNFLSIPTDTPARDERMGWTGDINVFARTAVYDMDAQTFLDKWLQDLRDTQRANGSLPGVAPIVPGRFDGGYESAGWMDAGVHVPWTLWQAYGDLDVVRENWTMMRKYVDFLAADSTNHIRSAGGYLDWLNLDDPTPADVLDTAFVAKSTRELAQMAEAIGKDADAAELQDRYEAIRAAYQDAFINADGTVKGDSQTSYILTLMNDLEPADRRDAVVDQFVETLERRDYHLSTGFLGVDGLLPALTKAGRTDIAYQLLQNEDYPSWGYEIGKGATTIWERWNSINPDGTFNDVGMNSFNHYAYGAVGEWMYRTMAGVSALEPGYRKVLVAPEPGDGIDHAAFSVQTRYGKVRSAWKKVAGGLDLEVSVPENATAEVRVPTESRWAVTEGGAAAESAEGVRFVRFEDGHAVYEVGSGDYAFGIDRALGELGEAAVDVDVLAGQVDALATKGKLTALLKRHLQGEVATLDRQVEQARAARAAGDRDGAAARTHQALATVSALELWVDLQRVLRLVDKPTAAALKATLGRIDAHLSAASGVIVGAVAKAAPEGTVHLAGDTVRVAVTLENTGPKTLPNVASTLTSTSGWSVKAVGGRPGSVGAGKTLTHLYDVKVPAGTPVGTEALAGTVSYRQSWGTATLPVAADVVVSPTLTLDSASVTPGTATAGDEVTVTAVVRNHSARAASGELTVSGPGVTSPAPTAYSVPAGATAEVPVAVAVPTTVTAGPFALTVSTGATEAEKATASLGVTLATPPQGAVDHVDVGLASSEQAHRLTASQHSGTNVEAGLTRRYAHSSYPGGWFEMDLAVPAGKAFVLRAIETYDGARRKTYDIVVDGEVVHAHDARRTEDGAGTQTYQVLVDRPDLTADGVVRVRFQDTGADYDPSIADVWSLPVS; via the coding sequence GTGGCCGTTCGTCCCCGCCCCCTCGTCCTCCTCGCCGCCGCGGCGATGGTGGTCGGCCTCCAGGCCCCCACCGCCACCGCATCCGGTGCCTCTGCTTACGGCGCCTCACCCGCCACCGCCTCCGCCGCGCCGCCGACGGTCGACGCGCTGCAGGTCAACAGCACCGAGAATCCGCTCGGCATCGACGGTGCAGCCCCGCGTCTGGGCTGGCAGCTCGACGCAGCGCGCCGCGCCGTCACCCAGTCCGCCTACCAGGTCCGCGTCGCGAGCAGCCGGTCCCGCCTCTCCGACCCGGACGTCTGGGACAGCGGCAAGACCAGCTCGCGCGAGTCGGTCGAGGTCGCGTACGGGGGCCCGACGCTCGCGTCGCAGACCCGGTACGTGTGGTCGGTCCGCGTCTGGGACGACGACGGTGCCGCCTCTGCGTGGAGCGAGCCCGCGACCTTCGAGACGGGCGTGCTCGACGCCGACGAGTGGACCGCGTCGTGGATCGGCGCCCCGAGCGAGGAGCTCGGACCCGAGTGGACCGACTACGCGATCGAGTTCACGGCCTCGAAGATCACCGGCGCACTCGGCGTCTACTTCTGTGGACGCGACACCGAGCACGCGTACATGTGGCAGCTCAGCCAGGCCGACAAGTCCCTGCGTCCGCACGTGAAGGACGGCGCCTACCGCGTGCTGCCCGCGACGGCGCTCCCCGCGGGCTTCGACTTCGCTGCTGAGCACCGCTACCGCATCGAGGTCGACGGCACGACGATCCGTACGTCGGTCGATGGCACGCTCCTCGACGAGCGGACCGACGCGACGTTCGCCGGACCCGGCTCGGTCGGCTTCCGTACCAGCGGGCCGGAGACCGGCCGCGTCCACGACGTCGTCGTGACCGCGAAGGACGGCACCGCGCTCGTCGACACCACCTTCCCCGCCGGCGACCGTTCGTTCGCCGCGGGCACCGTCGCAGGCGGAGCGCTCACCGTCGACGCCGCCGGGCCCGAGGCGTGGCTGCGCCGCGACGACCCGGTGCCGCTGCTGCGCAAGGAGTTCGCGCTCGCCGACAAGGACGTCGAACGCGCCCGCGTCTACTCGTCAGCGCGTGGCGTCTACCGCCTGCGCCTCAACGGGGAGCGCGTCGGCGACGACGAGCTCGCGCCCGGCTGGACGGCGTACGACAAGCGCATCGACTCCCAGACCTACGACGTCACCGACCTCGTGCGCCGCGGCGACAACGCCTTCGGCGCCGAGATCGCGAGCGGCTGGTACACCGGCAAGATCGCGATGTTCGGGGCGAACACGTACGGCACCGACACCTCGCTGATCGCGCAGCTGCGCGTCGACTACACCGACGGCACGTCCACGACGGTCGGCACCGACGGCACGTGGAGCACCACCGACGGGCCGGTCCGCGAGGCCGACTTCCTCGACGGCGAGTCGTACGACCGCCGTCGCGCCGACGCGATCGGCGACTGGGACGAGGCGTCGTACGAGGCCGACGGCTGGTCGGACGTCGTGACGCGCAACGAGCCGAAGGACACGCTCGAGCCGCAGACCACCACACCGGTCCGCGTCACGCAGGAGCTCACCGACGCCAAGCGCCTCGACTCGCCGACCGAGGGGGTCCACCTGTACGACCTGGGGCAGAACATGGTCGGCCACGTCCGCGTCACGCTCGACGGCGCGAAGGGCGACACGGTCACGATCCGGCACGGCGAGGTCCTCAACCCTGACGGCACGCTCTACACCGCCAACCTGCGCAGCGCGAAGGCCACCGACTACTACACGCTCGGCTCGGACGGGCCTGAGACGTACGAGCCGGCGTTCACGTTCCACGGGTTCCGCTACGTCGAGATCAGCGGCGTCGACGAGGCGCCGGACGCCGAGGACCTCGTGGGCGTCGTCGTCGGCACGGACGGTGAGCTCACGTCCTCGCTCGACACGTCGTCCGACCTCGTCGACCAGCTCCACCGCAACGTCGTGTGGGGCATGCGCGGCAACTTCCTCTCGATCCCGACCGACACCCCGGCGCGCGACGAGCGGATGGGCTGGACCGGCGACATCAACGTGTTCGCCCGTACGGCCGTGTACGACATGGACGCGCAGACGTTCCTCGACAAGTGGCTGCAGGACCTGCGCGACACGCAGCGCGCGAACGGCTCGCTGCCGGGCGTCGCACCGATCGTGCCCGGCCGCTTCGACGGCGGGTACGAGTCGGCCGGCTGGATGGACGCGGGCGTGCACGTGCCGTGGACGCTCTGGCAGGCGTACGGCGACCTCGACGTCGTCCGTGAGAACTGGACGATGATGCGCAAGTACGTCGACTTCCTCGCGGCGGACTCGACGAACCACATCCGCTCGGCCGGCGGCTACCTCGACTGGCTGAACCTCGACGACCCGACGCCGGCCGACGTGCTGGACACCGCGTTCGTCGCCAAGAGCACCCGCGAGCTCGCGCAGATGGCCGAGGCGATCGGCAAGGACGCCGACGCGGCCGAGCTGCAGGACCGGTACGAGGCGATCCGCGCCGCGTACCAGGACGCGTTCATCAACGCCGACGGGACGGTCAAGGGCGACAGCCAGACCTCGTACATCCTCACGCTGATGAACGACCTCGAGCCGGCCGACCGGCGCGACGCGGTGGTCGACCAGTTCGTCGAGACGCTGGAGCGGCGCGACTACCACCTGTCGACCGGGTTCCTCGGCGTCGACGGGCTGCTGCCGGCGCTCACCAAGGCCGGGCGTACGGACATCGCGTACCAGCTGCTGCAGAACGAGGACTACCCATCCTGGGGGTACGAGATCGGCAAGGGCGCGACCACGATCTGGGAGCGCTGGAACTCGATCAACCCCGACGGCACGTTCAACGACGTCGGCATGAACTCGTTCAACCACTACGCGTACGGCGCGGTCGGCGAGTGGATGTACCGCACGATGGCGGGCGTGTCCGCGCTCGAGCCGGGCTATCGCAAGGTGCTCGTGGCGCCAGAGCCCGGCGACGGGATCGACCACGCGGCGTTCTCGGTCCAGACCCGCTACGGCAAGGTCCGCAGCGCGTGGAAGAAGGTGGCCGGCGGGCTCGACCTGGAGGTGTCGGTGCCGGAGAACGCGACGGCGGAGGTCCGGGTGCCGACGGAGAGCCGCTGGGCGGTGACCGAGGGCGGCGCGGCTGCGGAGTCCGCCGAAGGGGTGAGGTTCGTCCGGTTCGAGGACGGCCACGCCGTGTACGAGGTCGGGTCGGGCGACTACGCGTTCGGGATCGACCGTGCGCTCGGTGAGCTCGGCGAGGCCGCGGTCGACGTCGACGTGCTGGCCGGGCAGGTCGACGCGCTGGCGACGAAGGGCAAGCTCACGGCGCTTCTCAAGCGGCACCTGCAGGGCGAGGTCGCCACGCTGGACCGACAGGTCGAGCAGGCGCGGGCAGCCCGAGCTGCCGGTGACCGCGACGGCGCTGCCGCTCGGACGCACCAGGCGCTGGCGACCGTGTCCGCACTCGAGCTGTGGGTCGACCTGCAGCGCGTGCTGCGACTCGTCGACAAGCCGACCGCCGCTGCGCTGAAAGCCACGCTGGGTCGGATCGACGCGCACCTGTCGGCTGCCTCCGGCGTGATCGTCGGCGCGGTCGCCAAGGCGGCGCCGGAGGGGACGGTGCACCTCGCCGGTGACACCGTCCGGGTGGCGGTGACGCTGGAGAACACCGGCCCGAAGACGCTGCCGAACGTCGCGAGCACGCTGACGTCGACGTCGGGCTGGTCCGTGAAGGCGGTCGGTGGACGACCGGGATCGGTCGGTGCCGGCAAGACGTTGACGCACCTGTACGACGTGAAGGTCCCGGCCGGCACTCCGGTCGGCACCGAGGCTCTGGCGGGTACGGTCTCCTACCGGCAGAGCTGGGGCACGGCCACGCTCCCGGTCGCGGCGGACGTCGTCGTGTCGCCGACGCTCACGCTCGACTCCGCGTCGGTCACGCCGGGGACGGCGACGGCCGGGGACGAGGTCACGGTGACCGCGGTCGTGCGCAACCACAGCGCGCGGGCGGCCTCGGGTGAGCTGACGGTGTCGGGTCCGGGTGTCACGTCGCCCGCGCCGACGGCGTACTCCGTGCCCGCAGGCGCGACGGCCGAGGTCCCTGTAGCGGTGGCGGTGCCGACGACGGTGACCGCTGGACCGTTCGCGTTGACGGTGTCGACTGGAGCGACCGAGGCGGAGAAGGCGACGGCGTCGCTGGGGGTCACGCTCGCGACGCCGCCGCAGGGCGCGGTCGACCACGTGGACGTCGGGCTCGCCTCGTCGGAGCAGGCGCACCGCCTGACGGCGTCGCAGCACTCCGGCACGAACGTCGAGGCGGGGCTGACCCGGCGCTACGCGCACTCCTCGTACCCGGGCGGCTGGTTCGAGATGGACCTCGCCGTCCCTGCGGGGAAGGCGTTCGTGCTGCGGGCGATCGAGACGTACGACGGCGCGCGTCGCAAGACGTACGACATCGTCGTCGACGGGGAGGTCGTGCACGCGCACGACGCGCGACGTACGGAGGACGGTGCGGGCACGCAGACGTACCAGGTCCTCGTCGACCGTCCGGACCTCACGGCCGACGGCGTGGTGCGCGTCCGGTTCCAGGACACGGGGGCCGACTACGACCCGTCGATCGCGGACGTGTGGTCGCTGCCCGTGTCGTGA
- a CDS encoding LuxR C-terminal-related transcriptional regulator: MTRGGHQRRTAPPGPLDHDDLTLLALVAQGLTVEAVGRRMLLSERTVRRRLRTVCSALDVSTPIEAVVWAVRRDLI; this comes from the coding sequence ATGACACGCGGCGGTCACCAGCGGCGTACCGCACCACCGGGGCCGCTTGACCACGACGACCTCACGCTGCTTGCGCTGGTCGCCCAGGGGCTGACTGTGGAGGCAGTCGGGCGGCGGATGCTCCTGTCGGAGCGGACGGTGCGCCGGCGGCTCCGTACGGTGTGCTCGGCGCTGGACGTCTCGACCCCGATCGAGGCCGTCGTCTGGGCCGTCCGCCGCGACCTCATCTGA
- a CDS encoding alpha-hydroxy acid oxidase, with the protein MERRAPRPRDLRPLLKFKKPTLSPKERRLAAALTIEDLRAIAKRRTPKAAFDYTDGAAEEELSLARARQAFRDVTFHPRILRDVSTVDTSRTVLGSTSALPFGIAPTGFTRMMQSEGEYAGASAAGAAGIPFALSTMGTASIEDVRDANPHGRNWFQLYMWKDRDRSMALVDRAAAAGYEALVVTVDVPVAGARLRDTRNGMTIPPTLTPRTVVNAIPRPAWWINFLTTEPLAFASLDRWSGTVAELLDTMFDPTVTFDDLAWIKQQWKGKLVVKGVQSIEDASRLAELGVDAIVLSNHGGRQLDRAPVPFHLLPEVAREVGGATEIHLDTGIMSGADIVAAVAQGANFTMIGRAYLYGLMAGGREGVDKTIEILSTQIERTMRLLGVRTLDELQPEHVTQLERLVPRR; encoded by the coding sequence ATGGAACGCCGCGCCCCCCGCCCTCGCGACCTCCGGCCGCTGCTGAAGTTCAAGAAGCCGACGCTGTCCCCGAAGGAGCGTCGCCTCGCTGCCGCGCTGACCATCGAGGACCTGCGGGCGATCGCGAAGCGTCGTACCCCGAAGGCCGCTTTCGACTACACCGATGGCGCCGCCGAAGAGGAGCTGTCGCTCGCCCGTGCCCGCCAGGCGTTCCGCGACGTGACCTTCCACCCGCGGATCCTGCGCGACGTCTCGACGGTCGACACCTCGCGCACCGTCCTCGGGTCCACGTCGGCGCTGCCGTTCGGGATCGCGCCGACCGGGTTCACGCGGATGATGCAGTCCGAGGGCGAGTACGCGGGCGCGTCCGCCGCCGGCGCGGCAGGCATCCCGTTCGCGCTGTCGACGATGGGTACCGCCTCGATCGAGGACGTCCGCGACGCCAACCCGCACGGGCGCAACTGGTTCCAGCTGTACATGTGGAAGGACCGCGATCGGTCGATGGCGCTGGTCGACCGCGCGGCCGCCGCCGGGTACGAGGCACTCGTCGTCACCGTCGACGTCCCCGTCGCAGGCGCACGGCTGCGCGACACCCGCAACGGGATGACGATCCCGCCGACCCTCACGCCTCGTACGGTCGTCAACGCGATCCCGCGGCCGGCGTGGTGGATCAACTTCCTCACCACCGAGCCGCTCGCGTTCGCCTCGCTCGACCGCTGGTCGGGCACGGTCGCCGAGCTCCTTGACACGATGTTCGACCCGACGGTCACGTTCGACGACCTCGCCTGGATCAAGCAGCAGTGGAAGGGCAAGCTCGTCGTCAAGGGCGTGCAGAGCATCGAGGACGCCTCGCGGCTCGCCGAGCTCGGCGTCGACGCGATCGTGCTGTCCAACCACGGCGGCCGCCAGCTCGACCGTGCGCCGGTGCCGTTCCACCTGCTGCCCGAGGTGGCCCGCGAGGTCGGCGGTGCGACCGAGATCCACCTCGACACCGGCATCATGTCCGGCGCCGACATCGTCGCGGCCGTGGCGCAGGGCGCGAACTTCACAATGATCGGCCGCGCCTACCTGTACGGACTCATGGCTGGCGGGCGCGAGGGCGTCGACAAGACCATCGAGATCCTCTCCACCCAGATCGAGCGGACCATGCGCCTGCTCGGCGTCCGTACCCTCGACGAGCTCCAACCCGAGCACGTCACCCAGCTCGAGCGGTTGGTCCCGAGGAGGTAG
- a CDS encoding rhamnulokinase family protein — MTEPLRVAAVDLGATSGRVVVAEVGLGGVRLEVVHRFVNTPVRLPDGLHWDVVGLFREIVTGLRSAVRTTPELVGLAVDSWAVDYALMRDGRMVSTPFHYRDARNLAAVEQVHAAVDPAALYARNGLQHLPFNTVFQLAADGDHLERADTLLLVPDLIGHWLNGHVGAEVTNASTTGLLDVSTGGWDTDLAAMLGFSSGILPPLTPPGTTLGGLLPHVREELGGHDLTVTTVGSHDTASAVAGTVLGPDDAYVSCGTWGLAGLELERPVLTEDARLAGFTNEGGVDGRIRFLHNVMGLWLLSESVRTWEREDGRSLDFAGLLAAAGDAEAPMLFDVDDPRFLAPGDVPARVRAYAAEHGLPAPEGRAEMARTILESLAEAFATTIHRAADLAGRRVRRIQIVGGGALNTLLCQLTADRSGLEVLAGPVEATALGNALVQARTLGGVEGDLDALRALVGARLDQQHYLPRPLHRTTLRKVF; from the coding sequence ATGACTGAACCTCTCCGTGTCGCAGCGGTCGACCTCGGTGCCACCAGCGGACGTGTGGTGGTCGCCGAGGTCGGCCTCGGCGGTGTGCGGCTCGAGGTCGTGCACCGCTTCGTCAACACCCCCGTACGGCTGCCCGACGGCCTCCACTGGGACGTGGTCGGCCTGTTCCGGGAGATCGTCACCGGCCTGCGCTCCGCGGTGCGGACGACGCCCGAGCTCGTCGGCCTCGCGGTCGACAGCTGGGCGGTCGACTATGCGCTGATGCGCGACGGCCGGATGGTGTCGACGCCGTTCCACTACCGCGACGCGCGCAACCTCGCCGCGGTGGAGCAGGTCCATGCCGCGGTCGACCCGGCGGCGCTGTACGCCCGCAACGGGCTCCAGCACCTGCCGTTCAACACCGTCTTCCAGCTGGCCGCCGACGGCGACCACCTGGAGCGCGCAGACACGCTTCTGCTCGTACCCGACCTGATCGGCCACTGGCTGAACGGGCACGTCGGCGCGGAAGTCACCAACGCGTCGACGACCGGTCTGCTCGACGTCTCCACCGGCGGATGGGACACGGACCTGGCGGCGATGCTCGGCTTCTCGTCGGGGATCCTGCCGCCGCTCACGCCGCCCGGCACCACGCTCGGCGGGCTGCTGCCGCACGTGCGCGAGGAGCTCGGTGGCCACGACCTGACGGTCACGACGGTGGGCTCGCACGACACCGCGTCCGCCGTCGCCGGCACCGTGCTCGGACCCGACGACGCGTACGTCTCCTGCGGCACGTGGGGGCTCGCCGGTCTGGAGCTCGAGCGCCCGGTGCTCACCGAGGACGCACGGCTGGCTGGGTTCACCAACGAGGGCGGCGTCGACGGGCGGATCCGTTTTCTCCACAACGTGATGGGCCTGTGGCTGCTCAGCGAGTCCGTCCGTACGTGGGAGCGCGAGGACGGGCGGTCCCTCGACTTCGCGGGCCTTCTCGCTGCCGCGGGCGATGCCGAGGCGCCGATGCTCTTCGACGTCGACGACCCGCGCTTCCTCGCGCCAGGGGACGTGCCTGCGCGCGTCCGGGCGTACGCCGCCGAGCACGGGCTGCCTGCGCCGGAGGGTCGCGCCGAGATGGCGCGCACGATCCTCGAGAGCCTCGCCGAGGCGTTCGCGACGACGATCCACCGTGCCGCCGACCTGGCCGGGCGTCGCGTGCGACGGATCCAGATCGTGGGGGGCGGAGCGCTCAACACGCTGCTCTGCCAGCTCACCGCCGACCGCTCCGGCCTGGAGGTCCTCGCCGGTCCCGTCGAGGCCACGGCCTTGGGCAACGCGCTCGTCCAGGCCCGTACCCTCGGCGGCGTCGAGGGAGACCTCGACGCGCTTCGCGCGCTCGTCGGCGCGAGGCTCGACCAGCAGCACTACCTGCCTCGCCCGCTCCACCGCACCACTCTTCGAAAGGTCTTCTGA
- a CDS encoding bifunctional aldolase/short-chain dehydrogenase — MSTTEPSTTGTAKALIERSNRLGADPRNTNYAGGNTSAKGTETDPVTGEAVELLWVKGSGGDLGTLKESGLAVLRLDRMRALVGVYPGVDREDEMVAAFDYCLHGKGGAAPSIDTAMHGLVDAAHVDHLHPDSGIAIATAVDGEALTDTIFGDKVVWVPWRRPGFQLGLDIAEIKAKNPQAIGCILGGHGITAWGDTSEEAEQNSLWIIRTAASYIEEHSKAEPFGPALDGYAALPEAERRTKAAALAPTIRGIASQDRPMVGHFTDSDVVLDFLAHAEHPRLAELGTSCPDHFLRTKVKPLVLDLPADASVEDSIARLTELAVSYREDYQAYYDRNAVSDSPAIRGADPLIVLVPGVGMFSFGKDKQTARVAGEFYINAINVMRGAEGLSTYAPIDESEKFRIEYWALEEAKLQRMPKPKPLATRVALVTGAASGIGRATAEKLAAEGACVVIADLSLEKAQAAAAEIGSTDVAVGVQVDVSDAAAVQAAVDAAVLAFGGVDLVVNNAGLSLSRSLLETTEKDWDLQHDVMAKGSFLVSQATAKVMIAQQMGGDIVYISSKNAIFAGPNNVAYGAAKADQAHQVRLLAAELGEHGIKVNGVNPDGVVQGSGIFASGWGANRAAVYGVEEKDLGKFYAQRTILKREVLPSNIANAVFVLCSAELSHTTGLHIPVDAGVAAAFLR, encoded by the coding sequence ATGTCCACGACTGAACCTTCTACGACTGGCACCGCGAAGGCGCTGATCGAGCGCTCGAACCGCCTCGGCGCCGATCCGCGGAACACCAACTACGCCGGCGGCAACACCTCGGCCAAGGGCACCGAGACCGACCCGGTCACGGGCGAGGCCGTCGAGCTGCTGTGGGTGAAGGGCTCCGGGGGCGACCTCGGCACCCTCAAGGAGTCCGGTCTCGCCGTCCTGCGCCTCGATCGCATGCGCGCGCTCGTCGGCGTCTATCCGGGCGTCGACCGCGAGGACGAGATGGTCGCGGCGTTCGACTACTGCCTGCACGGCAAGGGCGGTGCCGCCCCGTCGATCGACACCGCGATGCACGGACTCGTCGACGCCGCGCACGTCGACCACCTCCACCCCGACTCCGGCATCGCGATCGCGACCGCCGTCGACGGCGAGGCGCTCACGGACACGATCTTCGGCGACAAGGTCGTCTGGGTCCCGTGGCGTCGTCCCGGATTCCAGCTCGGCCTCGACATCGCCGAGATCAAGGCCAAGAACCCGCAGGCCATCGGATGCATCCTCGGCGGCCACGGCATCACCGCCTGGGGCGACACCTCCGAGGAGGCCGAGCAGAACTCGCTGTGGATCATCCGCACCGCGGCCTCGTACATCGAGGAGCACAGCAAGGCCGAGCCCTTCGGACCCGCCCTCGACGGGTACGCCGCGCTGCCCGAGGCCGAGCGTCGTACGAAGGCCGCCGCGCTGGCACCGACGATCCGCGGGATCGCCTCGCAGGACCGGCCGATGGTCGGCCACTTCACGGACTCCGACGTCGTGCTCGACTTCCTCGCGCACGCCGAGCACCCGCGGCTCGCCGAGCTCGGCACGTCGTGCCCGGACCACTTCCTCCGTACGAAGGTCAAGCCGCTCGTGCTCGACCTCCCCGCGGACGCGTCGGTCGAGGACTCGATCGCGCGTCTGACGGAGCTCGCGGTGTCCTACCGCGAGGACTACCAGGCCTACTACGACCGCAACGCGGTCTCGGACAGCCCCGCCATCCGTGGCGCCGACCCGCTGATCGTGCTCGTGCCCGGCGTCGGCATGTTCAGCTTCGGCAAGGACAAGCAGACCGCGCGCGTCGCCGGCGAGTTCTACATCAACGCGATCAACGTGATGCGCGGGGCCGAGGGCCTCTCGACGTACGCGCCGATCGACGAGTCGGAGAAGTTCCGCATCGAGTACTGGGCGCTGGAGGAGGCCAAGCTCCAGCGCATGCCGAAGCCGAAGCCGCTGGCCACCCGCGTCGCGCTCGTCACCGGCGCCGCCTCCGGCATCGGGCGCGCCACGGCGGAGAAGCTGGCCGCCGAGGGCGCCTGCGTCGTCATCGCCGACCTGTCACTGGAGAAGGCGCAGGCGGCAGCAGCTGAGATCGGCAGCACTGACGTCGCGGTCGGCGTCCAGGTCGACGTGTCCGATGCCGCTGCTGTCCAGGCGGCCGTCGACGCGGCGGTACTCGCCTTCGGCGGTGTCGACCTCGTCGTCAACAACGCCGGCCTCTCGCTCTCGCGCTCGCTGCTCGAGACCACCGAGAAGGACTGGGACCTCCAGCACGACGTCATGGCGAAGGGCTCGTTCCTCGTCTCGCAGGCCACCGCCAAGGTGATGATCGCGCAGCAGATGGGCGGCGACATCGTCTACATCTCCTCGAAGAACGCGATCTTCGCCGGCCCGAACAACGTCGCGTACGGCGCGGCCAAGGCGGACCAGGCCCACCAGGTGCGGCTGCTGGCCGCCGAGCTCGGCGAGCACGGCATCAAGGTCAACGGCGTGAACCCCGACGGCGTCGTCCAGGGCTCCGGCATCTTCGCCAGCGGCTGGGGCGCCAACCGTGCCGCGGTCTACGGCGTGGAGGAGAAGGATCTCGGCAAGTTCTACGCGCAGCGCACGATCCTCAAGCGCGAGGTGCTGCCGTCGAACATCGCCAACGCGGTCTTCGTCCTCTGCAGCGCGGAGCTGAGCCACACGACCGGGCTGCACATCCCCGTCGACGCAGGCGTCGCTGCCGCGTTCCTGCGCTGA
- the rhaI gene encoding L-rhamnose isomerase, with product MTNFADISSRLAEQEIEVPSWAYGNSGTRFKVFGTPGTPRTPEEKVADAATVHRFTGLAPRVALHIPWDEVDDYAALRRFAEDQGIALGTINSNTFQDDDYKLGALTHTDAKIRQKAIDHHFACIDVMNATGSRDLKIWLAEGSNYPGQADMRGRQDRLAESLAAIYARMSDEQRLVLEYKFFEPSFYHTDVPDWGTAYTQVAALGDNAVVCLDTGHHAPGTNIEFIVAQLLRLGKLGSFDFNSRFYADDDLIVGAADPYQLFRILFEVIRGGGYGNDGDTAFMLDQCHNIEKKIPGQIRSVLNVQEMTARALLVDTAALTVAQEDGDVLLANEIFMDAFYTDVRADLAAWRETQGLPANPMQAYLASGYQDQIEAERVGGTQAGWS from the coding sequence ATGACGAACTTCGCTGACATCTCGTCGCGGCTCGCGGAGCAGGAGATCGAGGTCCCGTCGTGGGCCTACGGCAACTCCGGCACCCGCTTCAAGGTCTTCGGCACGCCCGGCACGCCTCGTACGCCCGAGGAGAAGGTCGCTGACGCGGCGACCGTCCACCGCTTCACCGGACTCGCGCCTCGAGTCGCGCTGCACATCCCGTGGGACGAGGTCGACGACTACGCCGCGCTGCGCCGGTTCGCCGAGGACCAGGGCATCGCTCTCGGCACGATCAACAGCAACACCTTCCAGGACGACGACTACAAGCTCGGCGCCCTGACGCACACCGATGCCAAGATCCGCCAGAAGGCGATCGACCACCACTTCGCGTGCATCGACGTGATGAACGCGACCGGCTCGCGCGACCTCAAGATCTGGCTCGCCGAGGGCAGCAACTACCCCGGCCAGGCCGACATGCGTGGACGCCAGGACCGTCTCGCCGAGTCGCTCGCGGCGATCTATGCGCGGATGTCCGACGAGCAGCGCCTCGTGCTCGAGTACAAGTTCTTCGAGCCGTCCTTCTACCACACGGACGTGCCGGACTGGGGTACGGCGTACACGCAGGTTGCGGCGCTTGGTGACAACGCCGTCGTCTGCCTCGACACCGGCCACCACGCGCCGGGCACGAACATCGAGTTCATCGTCGCGCAGCTGCTGCGGCTGGGGAAGCTCGGTTCGTTCGACTTCAACTCGCGCTTCTATGCCGACGACGACCTGATCGTCGGTGCGGCCGACCCGTACCAGCTGTTCCGCATCCTCTTCGAGGTCATCCGCGGCGGCGGTTACGGCAACGACGGCGACACCGCCTTCATGCTCGACCAGTGTCACAACATCGAGAAGAAGATCCCGGGCCAGATCCGCTCGGTGCTCAACGTCCAGGAGATGACGGCGCGTGCGCTGCTCGTGGACACTGCGGCGCTGACCGTGGCCCAGGAGGACGGCGACGTCCTGCTCGCGAACGAGATCTTCATGGACGCCTTCTACACCGACGTGCGCGCCGACCTCGCCGCATGGCGTGAGACGCAGGGCCTGCCGGCGAACCCGATGCAGGCCTACCTCGCCAGCGGCTACCAGGACCAGATCGAGGCCGAGCGGGTCGGCGGGACCCAGGCCGGATGGAGCTGA